Proteins encoded within one genomic window of Natator depressus isolate rNatDep1 chromosome 1, rNatDep2.hap1, whole genome shotgun sequence:
- the GPR22 gene encoding G-protein coupled receptor 22: MCFSPIPEVNMQSESNITVQDAIDDINTNMYRALSYPLSFQVSLTGFLMLEIVLGLGSNLTVLVLYCMKSNLINSVSNIITMNLHVLDVIICVGCIPLTIVILLLSLESNSALICCFHEACVSFASVSTAINVFAITLDRYDISVKPANRILTLGRAVMLMTSIWIVSLFSFLIPFIEVNFFSLQSESTWENKTLLCVSVNEYHTELGMYYHLLVQIPIFFFTVIVMLITYTKILQALNIRIGTRFTTGQKKKARKKKTISLTTQHETTDVSQSSGGRNVVFGVRTSVSVIIALRRAVKRHRERRERQKRVFRMSLLIISTFLLCWTPISVLNTTILCLGPSDLLVKLRLCFLVMAYGTTIFHPLLYAFTRQKFQKVLKSKMKKRVVSIVEADPMPNNAVIHNSWMEPKRNKQINFEDNEVRQKCLVPQVVTD, translated from the coding sequence ATGTGCTTCTCTCCCATTCCGGAAGTCAACATGCAGTCTGAATCTAACATTACAGTTCAAGATGCCATTGATGACATCAACACCAATATGTACCGAGCACTGTCATATCCATTAAGCTTTCAAGTTTCTCTCACTGGATTTCTGATGTTAGAAATTGTGTTGGGACTTGGCAGCAACCTCACCGTGTTGGTACTTTACTGCATGAAATCCAACTTAATCAATTCTGTCAGTAACATTATTACAATGAACCTTCACGTACTTGATGTAATAATTTGTGTGGGATGTATTCCTCTAACTATAGTTATCCTTCTGCTTTCACTGGAGAGTAACAGTGCTCTAATTTGCTGTTTCCATGAGGCTTGTGTTTCTTTTGCAAGTGTTTCAACTGCAATCAACGTTTTTGCTATCACTTTAGACCGATATGATATCTCTGTAAAACCTGCAAATCGAATTCTGACATTGGGAAGGGCTGTGATGTTAATGACATCAATATGGATTGtctctcttttctccttcctgattcccttcattgaagtcaattttttcagtcttcaaaGTGAAAGTACTTGGGAAAATAAGACTCTTTTGTGTGTCAGTGTAAATGAATACCACACTGAACTGGGAATGTACTATCATCTCCTAGTACAGATTCCAATTTTTTTCTTCACTGTTATAGTAATGCTAATTACATACACCAAAATACTCCAGGCTCTTAATATTCGAATAGGTACAAGATTTACAACAGGGCAAAAGaaaaaagccagaaagaaaaagactatttcttTGACTACACAACACGAGACTACTGATGTGTCACAAAGCAGTGGTGGGAGAAATGTAGTCTTTGGCGTAAGGACTTCAGTTTCAGTAATAATTGCCCTACGGCGAGCTGTAAAACGACATCGTGAACGACGGGAAAGACAAAAGAGAGTCTTCAGAATGTCCCTGTTGATTATTTCAACATTTCTTCTCTGCTGGACACCCATTTCTGTTTTAAACACTACAATTTTATGTCTGGGCCCAAGTGACCTTTTGGTAAAGCTGAGATTATGTTTTCTAGTTATGGCATACGGAACAACCATATTTCACCCTCTACTTTATGCATTCACTAGGCAAAAATTTCAGAAGGTCCtgaaaagtaaaatgaaaaaacGAGTCGTTTCAATAGTGGAAGCAGATCCCATGCCGAATAATGCTGTAATACATAACTCATGGATGGAACCTAAAAGGAACAAACAGATTAATTTTGAAGACAATGAagtaaggcagaaatgtttagtaCCTCAGGTTGTCACTGACTAG